From one Brachypodium distachyon strain Bd21 chromosome 4, Brachypodium_distachyon_v3.0, whole genome shotgun sequence genomic stretch:
- the LOC104584460 gene encoding uncharacterized protein LOC104584460 yields MKLWFGLSNHPKYLRVINSNRQDLENSLIMVPKPDAKVAAGIPAKSINIFLDICWVLYLVFTLGFMLVLAILAEKWWHALAGICVMSPIHVLGLYLTSYLRDRM; encoded by the exons ATGAAGCTGTGGTTTGGTCTTTCCAACCATCCAAAG TATTTGAGGGTCATCAACTCCAACCGTCAAGATCTTGAGAATTCACTCATCATGGTTCCAAAACCAGATGCCAAGGTGGCAGCAGGGATTCCAGCGAAGTCAATTAACATATTTCTT GACATTTGCTGGGTGCTGTACTTGGTATTCACCCTTGGGTTCATGCTGGTGCTGGCCATCCTCGCTGAGAAGTGGTGGCACGCCCTGGCGGGGATCTGTGTCATGTCCCCCATCCATGTATTGGGGCTCTACTTGACATCATATCTGAGAGATAGGATGTAG
- the LOC106866801 gene encoding uncharacterized protein LOC106866801, with protein MAAAAVPGASKVGPLEENDENSKLFPVSELGLLAFLKAVSDASVSGITMLNVHSAVCVIFWAKTPVNAVLKAAMVGLPFSVFPILLLTRSIMKLVVQGGCNLDMGATLVLLEFIYFGVEVHSCLLCWFCVFKMDKFGSNVLNWLLRKFIELTWYLYEFG; from the exons ATggcggctgctgctgtgcCTGGGGCTTCCAAG GTCGGGCCTCTTGAGGAGAATGACGAGAATAGCAAGCTGTTTCCAGTGAGCGAGCTG GGGTTGTTGGCGTTTCTGAAGGCCGTGTCAGATGCATCTGTTAGTGGAATTACAATGCTCAATGTACACAGTGCCGTTTGCGTTATTTTCTGGGCAAAAACTCCTGTGAACGCCGTACTGAAGGCTGCAATGGTTGGACTTCCATTCTCGGTTTTCCCGATTTTACTACTCACACGCAGCATCATGAAGCTGGTTGTGCAAGGTGGTTGCAATCTGGATATGGGTGCCACGCTCGTGCTTCTGGAATTTATATACTTTGGTGTTGAAGTCCATTCATGTCTGTTGTGTTGGTTCTGTGTCTTTAAAATGGATAAATTTGGGAGTAACGTGTTGAACTGGTTGCTACGGAAGTTTATTGAGCTAACCTGGTACTTGTATGAATTTGGATGA